Proteins encoded together in one Kitasatospora albolonga window:
- a CDS encoding QacE family quaternary ammonium compound efflux SMR transporter: protein MGYAYGLLAAAIAAEVAGTTAMKYSEGFTRLWPSIGTAVGYLIAFTLLAQTLKTLSVGTAYAIWAGVGTAAVALIGILFMGESSSLVKIVGVGLIVVGVVVLNLGGAH from the coding sequence ATGGGATACGCATACGGACTGCTGGCCGCGGCGATCGCGGCGGAGGTGGCCGGGACGACGGCCATGAAGTACAGCGAGGGCTTCACCCGGCTCTGGCCCTCGATCGGCACGGCGGTGGGCTACCTGATCGCCTTCACCCTGCTCGCGCAGACCCTCAAGACCCTGTCCGTGGGCACCGCGTACGCGATCTGGGCCGGTGTCGGCACCGCGGCCGTCGCCCTCATCGGCATCCTGTTCATGGGGGAGTCCAGCAGCCTGGTCAAGATCGTGGGGGTCGGTCTGATCGTCGTCGGGGTCGTCGTGCTCAACCTGGGAGGGGCGCACTGA
- a CDS encoding cysteine desulfurase: MTDARQGLTGLLDTEAIRKDFPILDRTVHDGKKILYLDSAATSQKPRQVLDALNTYYERHNANVHRGVYTIAEEATALYEGARDKVAAFINAPSRDEVIFTKNASESLNLVANMLGWADEPYRVDRDTEIVTTEMEHHSNIVPWQLLSQRTGAKLKWFGITDDGRLDLSNIDEIITEKTKIVSFTLVSNILGTVNPVEQIIRRAQQVGALVCIDASQAAPHMVLDVQALQADFVAFTGHKMVGPTGIGVLWGRQELLEDLPPFLGGGEMIETVSMHSSTYAPAPHKFEAGTPPIAQAVGLGAAVDYLSSIGMEKIHQHEKAITEYAVKRLLEVPDLRIIGPATAEDRGATISFTLGDIHPHDVGQVLDEMGICVRVGHHCARPVCLRYGIPATTRASFYLYSTPSEVDALVDGLEHVRNFFG; the protein is encoded by the coding sequence GTGACTGACGCCCGACAGGGGCTCACCGGCCTCCTCGACACCGAGGCGATCCGCAAGGACTTCCCGATCCTGGACCGCACGGTCCACGACGGCAAGAAGATCCTTTACCTGGACTCCGCGGCGACCTCGCAGAAGCCGCGCCAGGTCCTCGACGCGCTCAACACGTACTACGAGCGCCACAACGCGAACGTGCACCGAGGCGTCTACACGATCGCCGAGGAGGCCACCGCGCTGTACGAGGGCGCCCGTGACAAGGTCGCGGCCTTCATCAACGCACCCAGCCGCGACGAGGTGATCTTCACCAAGAACGCCTCGGAGTCGCTCAACCTCGTGGCCAACATGCTCGGCTGGGCGGACGAGCCCTACCGGGTGGACCGCGACACCGAGATCGTCACCACGGAGATGGAGCACCACTCCAACATCGTGCCGTGGCAGCTGCTCTCGCAGCGCACGGGCGCGAAGCTGAAGTGGTTCGGCATCACCGACGACGGCCGGCTCGACCTGTCGAACATCGACGAGATCATCACCGAGAAGACGAAGATCGTCTCCTTCACGCTGGTCTCCAACATCCTGGGCACCGTCAACCCGGTCGAGCAGATCATCCGCCGCGCCCAGCAGGTCGGCGCCCTGGTCTGCATCGACGCCTCGCAGGCGGCCCCGCACATGGTGCTGGACGTGCAGGCGCTCCAGGCCGACTTCGTGGCCTTCACCGGCCACAAGATGGTCGGCCCGACCGGCATCGGCGTGCTCTGGGGACGGCAGGAGCTCCTGGAGGACCTGCCGCCGTTCCTCGGCGGCGGCGAGATGATCGAGACCGTCTCGATGCACTCCTCCACCTACGCCCCGGCGCCGCACAAGTTCGAGGCCGGTACGCCCCCGATCGCCCAGGCCGTCGGCCTCGGCGCGGCCGTGGACTACCTCTCCTCGATCGGCATGGAGAAGATCCACCAGCACGAGAAGGCGATCACCGAGTACGCGGTGAAGCGCCTCCTGGAGGTCCCGGACCTGCGGATCATCGGCCCGGCGACGGCCGAGGACCGGGGCGCCACGATCTCCTTCACGCTCGGGGACATCCACCCGCACGACGTGGGCCAGGTCCTCGACGAGATGGGCATCTGCGTCCGGGTCGGCCACCACTGCGCGCGCCCGGTCTGCCTGCGGTACGGAATTCCCGCGACGACGCGAGCGTCGTTCTATCTGTACTCCACGCCCTCCGAGGTCGACGCCCTGGTGGACGGGCTGGAGCACGTCCGGAACTTCTTCGGCTGA
- a CDS encoding 2,3,4,5-tetrahydropyridine-2,6-dicarboxylate N-succinyltransferase codes for MTDTTSQAPSRTTGAVAAGLATVAGDGTVLDTWFPAPELTPEPGPAGTTRLTPDEAVNRLGEGAAKAIGVDARRGVEVVAVSTVISSLEDKPLDAHDAYLRLHLLSHRLVQPHGQNLDGLFGLLANVAWTSLGPVAVDDLERVRLNARAEGLHLQVTSVDKFPRMTDYVAPKGVRIADADRVRLGAHLAAGTTVMHEGFVNFNAGTLGTSMVEGRISAGVVVGDGSDIGGGASTMGTLSGGGNVRIVIGERCLVGAEAGVGIALGDECVVEAGLYVTAGTRVTLPDGQVVKARELSGASNILFRRNSVTGTVEARPNNAVWGGLNEVLHAHN; via the coding sequence ATGACCGACACGACTTCCCAGGCCCCTTCCCGTACCACCGGCGCCGTCGCCGCCGGCCTCGCCACCGTCGCCGGTGACGGCACCGTCCTCGACACCTGGTTCCCCGCTCCCGAGCTCACGCCCGAGCCCGGCCCGGCCGGTACGACGCGGCTCACCCCGGACGAGGCCGTCAACCGCCTCGGTGAGGGCGCCGCCAAGGCCATCGGCGTGGACGCCCGGCGCGGGGTCGAGGTCGTCGCCGTCTCCACGGTCATCTCCTCGCTGGAGGACAAGCCGCTCGACGCGCACGACGCGTACCTGCGCCTGCACCTCCTCTCGCACCGGCTCGTCCAGCCGCACGGCCAGAACCTCGACGGTCTCTTCGGCCTCCTCGCCAACGTCGCCTGGACCTCGCTCGGCCCGGTCGCCGTCGACGACCTGGAGCGGGTCCGCCTCAACGCCCGTGCCGAGGGGCTGCACCTCCAGGTGACCTCGGTCGACAAGTTCCCGCGTATGACGGACTACGTGGCACCCAAGGGCGTACGCATCGCGGACGCCGACCGGGTCCGCCTCGGCGCGCACCTCGCCGCCGGGACCACCGTCATGCACGAGGGCTTCGTCAACTTCAACGCGGGCACGCTCGGCACCTCCATGGTCGAGGGCCGTATCTCGGCGGGTGTCGTCGTCGGTGACGGCTCCGACATCGGCGGCGGCGCCTCCACCATGGGCACGCTCTCCGGCGGCGGCAACGTCCGTATCGTCATCGGCGAGCGCTGCCTCGTCGGCGCCGAGGCCGGTGTCGGGATCGCCCTGGGCGACGAGTGCGTGGTGGAGGCCGGGCTGTACGTCACGGCCGGCACCCGCGTCACGCTGCCGGACGGTCAGGTCGTCAAGGCCCGCGAGCTCTCCGGCGCCTCCAACATCCTCTTCCGCCGCAACTCGGTCACCGGCACCGTCGAGGCCCGCCCGAACAACGCGGTGTGGGGCGGCCTGAACGAGGTCCTGCACGCCCACAACTGA
- a CDS encoding metal-sulfur cluster biosynthetic enzyme, whose translation MSENETATMKPASEEEVREALYDVVDPELGIDVVNLGLIYGIHVDDANIATLDMTLTSAACPLTDVIEDQAKSATDGIVNELRINWVWMPPWGPDKITDDGREQLRALGFNV comes from the coding sequence ATGAGCGAGAACGAGACCGCGACCATGAAGCCGGCCTCCGAGGAGGAGGTCCGCGAGGCGCTGTACGACGTCGTCGACCCCGAGCTGGGCATCGACGTCGTCAACCTGGGCCTGATCTACGGCATCCACGTCGACGACGCCAACATCGCCACCCTCGACATGACCCTCACGTCCGCGGCCTGCCCGCTGACCGACGTGATCGAGGACCAGGCGAAGTCCGCCACGGACGGCATCGTCAACGAGCTCCGGATCAACTGGGTCTGGATGCCGCCGTGGGGCCCGGACAAGATCACGGACGACGGCCGCGAGCAGCTGCGCGCGCTGGGGTTCAACGTCTGA
- a CDS encoding TetR family transcriptional regulator, whose product MARRYDPERRTRIIDAALRVIVADGIAGLSHRTVAAEADVPLGSTTYHFGSLDELLTAALRRSNENFARALRDSEVCAGGAPEAKGASSGAGLADELTRVLEEWFAGERGAIELEYELYLAALRRPALRPVAAEWTEAAVELLSTRTDPATARALVALLDGVCLQVLLTGSAFDADYTREMLARVVEGRG is encoded by the coding sequence ATGGCCCGCCGGTACGACCCCGAACGGCGTACGCGGATCATCGACGCGGCGCTGCGGGTGATCGTGGCCGACGGGATAGCCGGGCTGAGCCACCGCACGGTGGCCGCCGAGGCCGATGTGCCGCTGGGCTCGACCACGTACCACTTCGGCTCGCTGGACGAGCTGCTGACGGCCGCCCTGCGCCGGTCCAACGAGAACTTCGCCCGGGCGCTGCGGGACAGTGAGGTGTGCGCCGGGGGCGCGCCGGAGGCCAAGGGCGCGTCCTCAGGCGCCGGGCTCGCCGATGAGCTGACCCGGGTGCTGGAGGAGTGGTTCGCGGGCGAGCGGGGCGCGATCGAGCTGGAGTACGAGCTCTACCTCGCGGCCCTGCGCCGCCCGGCCCTGCGCCCCGTCGCCGCCGAGTGGACCGAGGCGGCGGTCGAGCTGCTGTCCACCCGCACCGATCCGGCCACCGCGCGGGCCCTCGTCGCGCTGCTGGACGGCGTCTGTCTCCAGGTGCTGCTGACCGGCTCCGCCTTCGACGCCGACTACACCCGCGAGATGCTGGCGCGGGTGGTGGAGGGGCGGGGATGA
- a CDS encoding SUF system NifU family Fe-S cluster assembly protein — protein MKLDSMYQEVILDHYKHPHGRGLRDGDAEVHHVNPTCGDEITLRVKYDGQTVADVSYEGQGCSISQASASVLNELLVGKELSQAQKIQDAFLELMQSKGQLEPDDAMEEILEDAVAFAGVSKYPARVKCALLSWMAWKDATAKALSEGKTA, from the coding sequence GTGAAGCTTGATTCCATGTACCAGGAAGTGATCCTGGACCACTACAAGCACCCCCACGGGCGCGGCCTGCGGGACGGCGACGCCGAGGTGCACCACGTCAACCCGACGTGCGGCGACGAGATCACCCTCCGGGTGAAGTACGACGGCCAGACCGTTGCCGACGTCAGCTACGAGGGCCAGGGCTGCTCCATCAGCCAGGCCAGCGCCTCCGTGCTGAACGAGCTGCTCGTCGGCAAGGAGCTGTCCCAGGCGCAGAAGATCCAGGACGCCTTCCTGGAGCTGATGCAGTCCAAGGGCCAGCTGGAGCCGGACGACGCGATGGAGGAGATCCTGGAGGACGCGGTCGCGTTCGCCGGGGTCTCCAAGTACCCCGCCCGGGTCAAGTGCGCGCTGCTGAGCTGGATGGCGTGGAAGGACGCGACGGCCAAGGCGCTGTCCGAAGGGAAGACCGCATGA